The following proteins come from a genomic window of Nicotiana tomentosiformis chromosome 12, ASM39032v3, whole genome shotgun sequence:
- the LOC138902364 gene encoding uncharacterized protein produces the protein MPQSCKEEMRRQFESLHQGDMYMTQYEMRYSELAGHAIWLVPKDKERVRRFIDGLTFQLRLLMTRERVSGATFDEVVYIARQIEIVRIQERVEREAKRPRGQGVFSGIPSGGQFHHGRGRPFRYAQTARLVHHGASSGHGSHIFQQGHSSLSALPA, from the coding sequence atgccacaGTCCTGCAAAGAGGAgatgcgcaggcagttcgagtcgcttcatcagggtgatatgtatatgacgcagtatgagatgagatatTCAGAGTTGGCcggtcatgctatctggttggttcccaaaGACAAGGAGAGggtcaggaggttcatagatggcctcactttccagctgcgattgcttatgactagagagagagtgtctggtgctacttttgatgaggttgtctatattgctcgtcagattgagatagtTCGCATCCAGGAGAGGgtcgagagggaggccaagaggcctcgtggacagggtgtaTTTAGCGGtattccttctgggggtcagttccaccacggtaggggtcgtcctttcagataTGCTCAGACGGCCCGTCtagttcaccatggtgcatcatctggccatggttcacacattTTTCAGcagggccattcatctctcagtgctctcccagctTAG
- the LOC104119713 gene encoding patatin group D-3-like: protein MDRFLAENPQPNIDVSNHRNANVGEVNMDELIDKEGILEMERSRGKDLQRTRRDVRWWKAPIEELNFFQLREVAEAMEMTKQQCEIEAEHQEKFFIRKQIQIANSPHLDAKLSDICIGTSAAPTYFPPYYFENDDGKGNQYEFNLIDGAVAAANPALIALSTVTRSVEAEPSFASIKPLDIKQILLLSLGTGTTADFAGTYTAEEADNWGLVSWLFHNNSNPLIEMSSEASAIMNDYYIATIYHALGAETNYLRIEERALTGTTTQMDNATEANMNLLVQVGENLLKKPVSKENPETNEEALKRFAKLLSERKKKRANKADS from the exons ATGGATAGGTTCCTCGCAGAGAACCCTCAACCCAATATTGATGTTTCTAACCATCGAAATGCTAATGTTGGTGAGGTCAATATGGATGAGTTGATCGACAAAGAGGGGATATTGGAAATGGAGAGAAGCCGCGGAAAAGACTTACAAAGAACCCGGAGGGATGTGCGTTGGTGGAAAGCTCCAATTGAAGAACTCAACTTTTTTCAACTTCGAGAAGTGGCGGAGGCAATGGAAATGACAAAGCAGCAATGTGAAATAGAGGCGGAACACCAGGAAAAG TTCTTTATTAGGAAACAAATACAGATAGCAAACTCTCCTCATTTGGATGCTAAGTTGTCTGACATATGCATTGGCACCTCGGCTGCCCCAACTTATTTTCCTCCATATTACTTTGAGAATGATGATGGTAAAGGAAATCAGTATGAGTTCAATCTTATTGATGGTGCTGTTGCTGCTGCCAATCCG GCCTTAATTGCGCTAAGCACAGTAACCAGAAGTGTGGAAGCGGAACCATCATTTGCTTCTATCAAGCCATTGGACATCAAACAAATTCTGCTGCTCTCATTAGGGACTGGCACTACTGCAGATTTTGCTGGGACATACACAGCAGAGGAGGCAGATAATTGGGGTCTTGTTTCTTGGCTATTTCATAATAATTCGAACCCTCTTATTGAAATGTCATCTGAAGCAAGTGCTATTATGAATGATTATTACATCGCCACCATCTATCACGCTCTTGGTGCTGAAACGAATTACCTCAGGATTGAA GAAAGGGCATTAACTGGCACTACAACCCAAATGGATAATGCTACAGAGGCTAATATGAACTTATTGGTACAAGTTGGTGAAAACTTGTTGAAGAAACCCGTATCCAAAGAGAATCCTGAAACCAATGAGGAAGCTCTAAAGAG GTTTGCGAAATTGCTCTCAGAAAGGAAGAAAAAACGTGCAAACAAAGCCGACTCTTAA